Sequence from the candidate division KSB1 bacterium genome:
TCGCATCGAGCAATGCATTATTAGTATTTTGGGAAAATACTACATTACTCTGCGATTCTTCGAACCAGGCGTTTCCTGTAAGTAAGACTGAGGCTAATTCAATTTCGTAGCTTATGGTGTGAAATTCTGTGGCTTCCCAATCGAGATTTGTGGGTTGCTTAGGTTCGTAGAGCTGAAATAGAGCAATAGTCAATACTGCAGCCGCTAATAATCCGAATCCCAGGCGCCTGGCAACTGTCGGTTTCCTGAGCGGTGGATTACCTGCAGTCTTTGTTATTGCTTCTGCAATTTTCTCAACATATTCATCCGGCAAACGCAACCCTTGTCTTGGACCGGATAATTCCAGAACCATTGAAATTTCCTGCATCTCTTCCGTCGATATTTTAGATTTGCGATCTGGTTTTGTTCCCTCCTTTTCCGGAATGGATCTTTCCAGAATTTGGAGGATTCGGCGGCCTCGGAATAAATCATTGTCTTGATTATCAGGCTTCATAATTTACCTTTAATATTGTTCTTAATTTTTTAACCGCGTAATGCATATGGCTTAAAACCGAATTCAGCGGTTCATTCATAATTCCGGCGATTTCTTTGTATGGCAGCTCGGCTTGTTGCCGCAGAAGAAAAACCCTGCGTTGTTTTTCCGGTAATAATTTCACAGCTTCCTCGATTTGGTTACGAAGTTCATTGGTTTGTAATTGCTCCTCCGGATTGTCATCACCTGGGTATTCCAAATGTTCTACTGATGCCACAGCCATTCGAACCGATCCCGACCGTAACGCATCGATACGAACCCGATCTGCAATTGTAAAGACCCAGGCTGCAAAACTGCGATTGACATCAAATTTATGAAACGATTGCCAGACACGTAAGAAAGTCTCCTGAAATAAATCCTGAACAATTTCCCGTCTGCCGAAAGTACGGTAAAAATATCCGTAAACCCGGGAATTGTAGAGATGCAGCAATTGGCCAAATGCTGACTTATCGCCATGCTTGATTTTCTTGATGAGCATATATTCGAACTCTGGTGATTTTTCTTTCATTACTGTTGTATACGGATGAGTATGGATTTTATTGTAAGCAAAGTTTGAATTTTTGCAGAATAGCTAGGTGTTGAAGTTATCGGAAATGGTTTATCCGCCTATGTATTTTTCTTTTCTGGTTCAATAGTCCAAGAAAACAATGGCAAGGCATAAAGGTAGATTTTTTAATCAAATAAAATATGATATAATAATAAATATTTTTAAATTTTAACCTATATTTTCTTCACAAAAATAGTTTCATTCAATTCATGATAAGCATCAATGAACAGCAGTTCCTGGAAACGCTTAGCACGCAATCCAAATTTGGGCGATTGCCGCCGGAAGAAGGTGGAGGCTTAAACAGGCCATCGTTATCCATTGGCAACCGAGAGGTATGTGATTATTTTTGCAGACAGGCTG
This genomic interval carries:
- a CDS encoding RNA polymerase sigma factor, translated to MKEKSPEFEYMLIKKIKHGDKSAFGQLLHLYNSRVYGYFYRTFGRREIVQDLFQETFLRVWQSFHKFDVNRSFAAWVFTIADRVRIDALRSGSVRMAVASVEHLEYPGDDNPEEQLQTNELRNQIEEAVKLLPEKQRRVFLLRQQAELPYKEIAGIMNEPLNSVLSHMHYAVKKLRTILKVNYEA